A DNA window from Bradyrhizobium sp. CCBAU 53421 contains the following coding sequences:
- the lptF gene encoding LPS export ABC transporter permease LptF: MGSIDKYIFKTTLASFALVLVSLTGVIWITQALRGIDLMTSQGQTILTFLGITGLVIPALVLIIAPIALMIAISHTLNKLATDSEIIVMNAAGFSPFRLFRPFFFATCVVAALVAFIGAYLAPDGMRRIKQWDAEITADVLTNILQPGRFAQLDQNLTIRIRERLPGGVLGGVFVDDRRDPQQRVTIVADHGTVLKNESGSYLVLEDGNLERFEVGKRDPTLVVFQRYAFDMSKFSQGRDVTLGIRERYLWELMWPDESDQTYQQLAGQFFAELHDRFMAPIYPFAFAALTFAFLGAPRTTRQSRNFSIGGSVFAVFGLRMVGFACSVMAVKTPLAALVQYLMLFAGIGVGIWMIIGGVVVEPPPALMEAINRNNERIARLFRRPATA, translated from the coding sequence ATGGGGTCGATCGACAAGTACATCTTCAAAACGACGCTGGCGTCGTTTGCGCTTGTCCTGGTCAGCCTTACCGGCGTGATCTGGATTACGCAGGCGTTGCGCGGCATCGACCTGATGACCAGCCAGGGTCAGACCATCCTCACCTTCCTCGGCATCACCGGCCTCGTGATCCCCGCCTTGGTCCTGATCATCGCGCCGATTGCGCTGATGATCGCGATCTCCCACACGCTGAACAAGCTCGCGACCGATTCCGAGATCATCGTGATGAATGCGGCGGGCTTCTCGCCGTTCCGGCTGTTCCGGCCGTTCTTCTTCGCCACCTGCGTGGTGGCGGCGCTGGTCGCCTTCATCGGCGCCTATCTGGCCCCCGACGGCATGCGCCGGATCAAGCAGTGGGATGCCGAGATCACCGCCGACGTCCTGACCAACATCCTGCAGCCCGGCCGCTTCGCCCAGCTCGACCAGAACCTGACGATTCGGATCCGCGAGCGCCTGCCCGGCGGCGTGCTCGGCGGCGTGTTCGTCGACGATCGCCGCGATCCGCAGCAGCGCGTCACCATCGTCGCCGACCACGGCACCGTGCTGAAGAACGAGAGCGGCTCATATCTCGTGCTGGAGGACGGCAATCTCGAGCGATTCGAGGTTGGCAAGCGCGATCCGACGCTGGTGGTGTTTCAGCGCTACGCCTTCGACATGTCGAAATTCTCGCAGGGCCGCGACGTCACGCTCGGAATTCGCGAGCGTTACCTCTGGGAGCTGATGTGGCCGGACGAGAGCGACCAGACCTATCAGCAGCTGGCGGGCCAGTTCTTCGCCGAGCTGCATGATCGCTTCATGGCGCCGATCTATCCGTTCGCGTTCGCGGCCCTCACCTTCGCCTTCCTCGGCGCGCCGCGCACCACGCGGCAGAGCCGCAATTTCTCGATCGGCGGCTCGGTGTTCGCGGTGTTCGGCCTGCGCATGGTCGGATTCGCCTGCTCGGTCATGGCGGTGAAGACGCCGCTGGCGGCGCTGGTGCAATACCTGATGCTGTTCGCCGGCATCGGCGTCGGGATCTGGATGATCATCGGCGGCGTGGTCGTCGAACCGCCGCCGGCGCTGATGGAAGCGATCAATCGGAATAACGAGCGCATTGCACGCCTCTTCCGGAGGCCGGCCACCGCATGA
- the lptG gene encoding LPS export ABC transporter permease LptG has translation MSMVTNTLGRYFAGRFVVAAVGVFAGIFVLLVLVDYIEMVRKTSSLVGASAITVAETSLFRVPQLLEKLMPFCVLIGAMTCYLALSRRLELVVARAAGVSAWQFISPALVSAIVLGIFATTAYNPVSANLRELSKRMEAELFGSAPGGGIQDASGFWLNQINDEGQAIINAARSEQQGIRLTGLTVFRFDTALQFKERIEAREATLEEGRWAFTGVRRYTLDKAPVDQDTFYLTTTLTPAQVRNSFSTPETVSFWQLPNYIRSSESSGFATAGYRLQYHKLIAQPFLLAAMVMLAASVSLRFFRMGGVQKMVLSGVGAGFLLYVLSKVTEDLSKAELMHPIAAAWLPVVVGSLTGFLALLYQEDG, from the coding sequence ATGAGCATGGTCACCAACACGCTCGGGCGTTATTTCGCCGGCCGCTTCGTCGTCGCGGCGGTGGGCGTCTTCGCGGGCATCTTCGTGCTGCTCGTGCTGGTCGACTACATCGAGATGGTGCGCAAGACCTCGAGCCTGGTCGGGGCCTCCGCGATCACGGTCGCGGAAACCTCGCTTTTCCGCGTGCCGCAGCTGCTCGAGAAGCTGATGCCGTTCTGCGTGCTGATCGGCGCGATGACCTGCTATCTCGCGCTGTCGCGCCGGCTGGAGCTCGTCGTCGCACGCGCCGCCGGCGTCTCGGCCTGGCAATTCATCTCGCCGGCGCTGGTCAGTGCGATCGTGCTCGGCATCTTTGCGACCACCGCCTACAATCCGGTGTCGGCCAATCTGCGCGAACTCTCCAAGCGGATGGAGGCCGAGCTGTTCGGCTCGGCGCCCGGCGGCGGTATCCAGGACGCGTCCGGCTTCTGGCTCAACCAGATCAACGACGAAGGCCAGGCGATCATCAACGCGGCCCGCAGCGAGCAGCAAGGCATCCGGCTGACGGGCCTCACGGTGTTTCGATTCGATACGGCGCTGCAGTTCAAGGAGCGAATCGAAGCGCGCGAAGCGACGCTCGAAGAAGGCCGCTGGGCGTTCACGGGAGTACGCCGCTACACCCTCGACAAGGCTCCGGTGGATCAGGACACCTTCTACCTGACCACCACCCTGACCCCGGCGCAGGTACGCAACAGTTTCTCTACCCCCGAAACTGTGTCCTTTTGGCAACTGCCGAACTACATCCGTTCGTCGGAGAGTTCAGGGTTCGCGACGGCTGGCTATCGGTTGCAGTATCACAAGCTCATCGCACAGCCGTTTTTGCTGGCTGCGATGGTGATGTTGGCGGCTTCTGTGAGCCTCCGCTTCTTTCGGATGGGCGGCGTGCAGAAGATGGTTTTGAGTGGCGTGGGCGCAGGCTTTCTGCTCTACGTGCTGTCGAAAGTAACTGAAGATTTGAGCAAGGCTGAGTTGATGCATCCCATCGCTGCGGCGTGGTTGCCTGTCGTTGTGGGTAGCCTCACCGGTTTCTTAGCCTTGCTGTACCAGGAGGACGGGTAG
- a CDS encoding LPS-assembly protein LptD, with amino-acid sequence MAPFGVSISALLAAFFVVSALDVVASTPAAAQAFTYNPRPPKPVRPPAKNDGQMLVQATEVDYDYNNSRISAVGNVQMFYNGTSVEADKVIYDQKTKRLHAEGNIRMTDAEGKITYANILDLSDDYRDGFVDSLRVDTEDQTRMAATRADRSSGNYTVFDNGVYTACAPCKDDPKKPPLWQVKGARIIHNQTEKMLYFENAQLEFFGVPMAYLPYFSTPDPTVKRKSGFLMPGFTSYTAFGYGVEIPYYWAIAPDMDATFNPRITSKQGVLLQTEFRQRFADGSYQIRLYGIDQLDQDAFKGQPGDRQFRWGVDTKGQFALNDKWVWGWDGVLLSDYFFMSDYRLAQYKDPFGSFLSLPTEAISQLYLTGVGNRSFFDARAIYYLSYSGNQNQVPVVAPVIDYNNVINSNILGGEFSYKMNFVNLTRETAVFDPITTTANTNGLCLTASADPMARLPSQCLLRGMPGTYTRLTAEAQWRKSYTDPLGQIWTPFASVRADAINADISNQPGVSNFLPVGDTQTVRFMPTVGLEYRYPFINVQPWGTTTVEPIAQVIIRPNEPNAGKLPNEDAQSLVFDTSNLFAVDKFSGYDRVEGGSRANVGVQATTQFDRGGSIKGMFGQSYQMFGMNSFAVADVTNTGIDSGLQNPRSDYVASLAYSPNRTYTFSVRSRMDEATWNINRFEATASANFDRWSIAVTYGDYAAQPELGYLTRREGILTSGSVKVASNWVVQGAARWDLEANKINQYAFGAGYVDDCFVLAANYITSYTYQAGSQPPVLSHAFMFQIGLRTIAQTSTTSSSAGMQ; translated from the coding sequence TTGGCCCCGTTTGGCGTTTCGATCTCTGCACTCCTTGCCGCGTTCTTCGTGGTCAGCGCGCTCGATGTCGTCGCATCGACGCCGGCTGCCGCGCAGGCGTTCACCTACAACCCACGTCCGCCGAAGCCGGTCCGCCCGCCGGCCAAGAATGACGGGCAGATGCTCGTTCAGGCGACCGAGGTCGATTACGACTACAACAACAGCCGCATCTCGGCCGTCGGCAACGTCCAGATGTTCTACAACGGCACCAGCGTCGAGGCCGACAAGGTCATCTACGACCAGAAGACCAAGCGTCTTCATGCCGAAGGCAACATCCGCATGACCGATGCGGAAGGCAAGATCACCTACGCCAACATCTTGGATCTCAGCGACGACTACCGCGACGGGTTCGTCGATTCGCTGCGCGTCGATACCGAAGACCAGACCCGCATGGCGGCGACCCGCGCGGACCGGTCCAGCGGCAATTACACGGTGTTCGACAACGGCGTTTATACCGCCTGCGCACCCTGTAAGGATGATCCGAAGAAGCCGCCGCTCTGGCAGGTCAAGGGCGCGCGCATCATCCATAACCAGACCGAGAAGATGCTCTATTTCGAGAACGCCCAACTCGAATTCTTCGGCGTTCCGATGGCGTACCTGCCCTACTTCTCGACGCCCGATCCGACCGTGAAGCGCAAGAGCGGCTTCCTGATGCCGGGCTTCACCAGCTACACCGCGTTCGGCTACGGCGTCGAAATCCCGTATTATTGGGCGATCGCGCCCGACATGGACGCGACCTTCAATCCGCGCATCACCTCGAAGCAGGGCGTGCTGCTGCAGACCGAATTCCGCCAGCGCTTCGCGGACGGCTCCTATCAGATCCGGCTTTACGGCATCGACCAGCTCGATCAGGACGCCTTCAAGGGCCAGCCCGGCGACCGTCAGTTCCGCTGGGGTGTCGACACCAAGGGTCAGTTCGCGCTGAACGACAAATGGGTCTGGGGCTGGGACGGCGTGCTGCTGTCCGACTACTTCTTCATGTCCGACTACCGGCTCGCCCAGTACAAGGATCCGTTCGGATCGTTCCTGTCGCTGCCGACGGAAGCGATCTCGCAGCTCTATCTGACCGGTGTCGGCAACCGCAGCTTCTTCGATGCGCGCGCGATCTACTATCTCAGCTACTCGGGTAACCAGAACCAGGTCCCGGTGGTCGCGCCCGTGATCGACTACAACAACGTGATCAACAGCAACATCCTGGGCGGCGAGTTCAGCTACAAGATGAACTTCGTCAACCTGACGCGCGAAACCGCGGTGTTCGATCCGATCACGACGACCGCCAACACCAACGGCCTCTGCCTGACCGCGTCGGCCGATCCGATGGCGCGGTTGCCGTCGCAGTGCCTGCTGCGCGGCATGCCGGGTACCTACACGCGCCTGACGGCCGAGGCGCAGTGGCGCAAGTCCTACACCGACCCGCTCGGCCAGATCTGGACGCCGTTCGCCAGCGTCCGCGCCGATGCCATCAACGCCGACATCTCGAACCAGCCGGGCGTTTCCAACTTCCTGCCGGTCGGCGACACCCAGACTGTCCGCTTCATGCCGACCGTCGGCCTCGAATACCGCTACCCCTTCATCAATGTGCAGCCGTGGGGCACGACCACCGTCGAGCCGATTGCGCAGGTCATCATCCGGCCCAACGAGCCGAATGCCGGCAAGCTTCCGAACGAGGACGCGCAGAGCCTGGTGTTCGACACCAGCAACCTGTTCGCGGTCGACAAGTTCTCCGGCTACGACCGCGTCGAAGGCGGCAGCCGCGCCAATGTGGGCGTGCAGGCCACCACGCAGTTCGACCGCGGCGGCAGCATCAAGGGGATGTTCGGACAGTCCTACCAGATGTTCGGGATGAACTCGTTCGCGGTCGCCGACGTCACCAACACCGGCATAGACTCCGGCCTGCAGAACCCACGCTCGGATTACGTCGCGAGCCTCGCCTATTCGCCAAACCGCACCTACACCTTCAGCGTCCGCTCGCGGATGGATGAGGCGACCTGGAACATCAACCGGTTCGAAGCCACGGCGAGCGCGAATTTCGACCGCTGGTCGATCGCGGTGACGTACGGCGACTACGCAGCGCAGCCGGAACTCGGCTACCTCACCCGCCGCGAGGGCATCCTCACCAGCGGATCGGTCAAGGTGGCGTCGAACTGGGTGGTTCAGGGTGCGGCGCGCTGGGACCTTGAAGCGAACAAGATCAACCAGTATGCCTTCGGCGCGGGCTACGTGGACGACTGCTTCGTGCTGGCTGCCAACTACATCACGTCCTATACCTATCAGGCCGGATCGCAGCCGCCCGTCCTCAGCCACGCGTTCATGTTCCAGATCGGGCTGCGGACGATCGCCCAGACCTCCACGACCAGCAGTTCGGCTGGCATGCAGTAG
- a CDS encoding SurA N-terminal domain-containing protein, translating into MTTASLPTRCNQLVLSSLLALFLLLGGGARLHAQTIAVMVNGEPITNFDIEQRAKLNALTGGKNPDRKVILDELIDEKLKIKEAKKFGVDPTANDIEQSYGGMAQRMRLNNDQLTKVLESKGIRPDTLKQRIRADMVWTSLVRGRFKESLQVGEKDVATAVKETGDAPDAEAFEYRMQPVVLIVPRGSPQSEFESRRKEADTLRERVTSCDEANTFFKSMRNAAIREIVVKTSADLPQSLRDILDKTPVGHLTPPEVTKQGIEMVALCGRKATTVDTPKKREMRDKMYVQKYEAKSKAYLQEVRKAAMIEYPGGR; encoded by the coding sequence ATGACGACCGCTAGCCTGCCAACGCGCTGCAATCAGCTAGTGTTGAGTTCCCTGCTGGCTCTTTTCCTCCTGCTGGGAGGCGGTGCCCGGTTGCACGCCCAGACCATCGCCGTGATGGTCAATGGCGAACCCATCACCAATTTCGACATCGAACAGCGCGCCAAGCTGAACGCCCTGACCGGCGGCAAGAATCCAGATCGAAAGGTCATCCTCGACGAATTGATCGACGAGAAGCTGAAGATCAAGGAAGCCAAGAAATTCGGCGTCGATCCCACCGCCAACGATATCGAACAGTCCTATGGCGGCATGGCGCAACGGATGCGGCTGAACAACGACCAGCTGACCAAGGTCCTTGAGAGCAAGGGCATCCGCCCCGACACGCTCAAGCAACGCATCAGGGCCGACATGGTCTGGACCAGCCTGGTCCGCGGCCGATTCAAGGAAAGCCTGCAGGTCGGCGAAAAGGACGTCGCCACCGCGGTCAAGGAGACCGGTGATGCTCCCGACGCCGAGGCGTTCGAATACCGGATGCAGCCGGTCGTTCTGATCGTGCCCCGCGGCTCTCCGCAATCCGAATTCGAGAGCCGCCGCAAGGAAGCGGACACGCTGCGCGAGCGCGTGACCTCCTGCGACGAGGCCAACACCTTCTTCAAGTCGATGCGCAACGCCGCGATCCGCGAGATCGTCGTGAAGACCTCGGCCGACCTGCCGCAGTCGCTGCGCGACATCCTGGACAAGACCCCGGTCGGCCACCTCACCCCTCCCGAAGTCACCAAGCAGGGCATCGAAATGGTCGCCCTCTGCGGCCGGAAGGCCACCACCGTGGACACGCCGAAGAAGCGCGAGATGCGGGACAAGATGTACGTGCAGAAGTACGAGGCGAAGTCGAAGGCCTATCTGCAGGAAGTCCGCAAAGCCGCGATGATCGAATATCCAGGCGGGCGATGA
- the pdxA gene encoding 4-hydroxythreonine-4-phosphate dehydrogenase PdxA: protein MAQPLALTSGEPAGIGPDITLAAWLRRRELDLPPFYLLGDRASLAERAKALGLAVEFAEVSAEEASQAFARALPVVATGQAATAQPGTPDGTSAEAALASIRQAVADVASGKASAVVTNPIAKNVLYRAGFRHPGHTEFLAELAGRGGPAPQPVMMLWSPALAVVPVTIHVSVREALAQLSTDLIVSTARIVVADMKARFGLAAPRLAVAGLNPHAGEDGTLGMEDVEIVAPAVEILRREGIAARGPLPADTMFHAAARKTYDCALCMYHDQALIPIKTVAFEDAVNVTLGLPFIRTSPDHGTAFDIAGTGKANPSSLIAALRLAARMAAASS from the coding sequence ATGGCTCAACCCCTCGCACTGACCTCCGGCGAGCCCGCAGGCATCGGCCCCGACATCACGCTCGCCGCATGGCTGCGCCGTCGCGAGCTCGATCTCCCGCCGTTCTATTTGCTCGGTGACCGCGCCTCGCTGGCCGAGCGCGCCAAGGCGCTCGGGCTTGCCGTCGAGTTCGCCGAGGTTAGCGCCGAGGAGGCATCCCAGGCATTTGCACGGGCCCTGCCCGTCGTTGCGACCGGCCAGGCGGCGACCGCGCAACCGGGCACGCCCGACGGCACCAGCGCGGAAGCCGCGCTGGCGTCGATCCGTCAGGCCGTGGCCGATGTCGCCTCGGGCAAGGCGAGCGCCGTCGTCACCAACCCCATCGCCAAGAATGTGTTGTACCGCGCCGGCTTCCGCCATCCCGGCCATACCGAATTCCTCGCCGAGCTTGCCGGTCGCGGCGGGCCGGCGCCGCAGCCGGTGATGATGCTGTGGTCGCCGGCGCTCGCCGTGGTCCCGGTGACGATCCATGTGTCGGTCCGCGAGGCGCTGGCGCAATTGTCGACCGACCTGATCGTCTCGACCGCGCGGATCGTGGTCGCTGACATGAAGGCGCGGTTTGGGCTCGCGGCGCCGCGGCTTGCCGTCGCCGGCCTCAATCCGCATGCCGGCGAAGACGGCACGCTCGGCATGGAAGACGTCGAGATCGTCGCGCCCGCGGTCGAGATCCTGCGCCGCGAAGGCATTGCGGCCCGCGGCCCGCTGCCGGCCGACACCATGTTCCACGCAGCCGCGCGCAAGACCTATGACTGCGCGCTCTGCATGTATCACGACCAGGCGCTGATCCCGATCAAGACCGTCGCGTTCGAGGACGCCGTCAACGTCACGCTGGGCCTGCCCTTCATCCGGACGTCGCCTGATCATGGCACCGCGTTCGATATCGCGGGCACCGGCAAGGCCAATCCCTCGAGCCTGATTGCCGCGCTGCGGCTCGCCGCGCGCATGGCCGCGGCCTCGAGCTGA
- the rsmA gene encoding 16S rRNA (adenine(1518)-N(6)/adenine(1519)-N(6))-dimethyltransferase RsmA, which produces MSTIDDLPPLRDIIREHSLSARKSLGQNFLLDLNLTARIARAAGPLEDSTVIEVGPGPGGLTRALLAMGAKRVIAIERDERALAALDYIVKRYPGRIEIVHGDAQRFDPRPYLDGGKAKIVANLPYNIATQLLVDWLSIEPWPPWYDTMVLMFQREVAERIVAHEDEEAYGRLAVLANWRAETKILFDISPAAFVPQPKVTSSVVRLIPRVAPEPCDRRMLEQVAAAAFGQRRKMLRQSLKSLSVDPARLAAAAQIDATRRAETIPVAGFVAMARELADIRSTK; this is translated from the coding sequence GTGAGCACGATCGACGATCTGCCGCCGCTGCGCGACATCATTCGCGAGCATTCGCTGTCGGCGCGCAAATCGCTCGGCCAGAATTTCCTGCTCGATCTCAACCTCACCGCGCGCATTGCCCGTGCCGCCGGCCCGCTGGAAGACTCCACCGTGATCGAGGTCGGGCCCGGCCCCGGCGGACTGACGCGCGCGCTGCTGGCGATGGGCGCCAAGCGCGTCATCGCCATCGAGCGCGACGAGCGCGCGCTGGCCGCGCTCGACTACATCGTCAAGCGCTATCCCGGCCGCATCGAGATCGTGCATGGCGACGCGCAGCGCTTTGATCCACGCCCCTATCTCGACGGCGGCAAGGCCAAGATCGTCGCCAACCTGCCCTACAACATCGCAACCCAGCTCCTGGTCGACTGGCTGTCGATCGAACCGTGGCCGCCCTGGTACGACACCATGGTGCTGATGTTTCAGCGCGAGGTCGCCGAACGCATCGTCGCCCACGAGGACGAGGAAGCCTATGGCAGGCTCGCGGTGCTCGCCAACTGGCGCGCCGAGACCAAGATCCTGTTCGACATTTCGCCGGCCGCCTTCGTGCCGCAGCCGAAGGTGACGTCCTCGGTGGTACGACTGATACCGCGCGTGGCGCCCGAGCCGTGCGACCGCCGCATGCTCGAGCAGGTCGCCGCCGCCGCCTTCGGCCAGCGCCGCAAGATGCTGCGCCAGAGCCTGAAATCGCTGTCGGTCGATCCGGCGCGGCTTGCGGCCGCAGCGCAGATCGACGCGACCCGGCGCGCCGAAACCATTCCGGTCGCGGGCTTTGTTGCCATGGCGAGGGAATTGGCCGATATACGGTCCACAAAATAG
- a CDS encoding alcohol dehydrogenase, whose translation MARMVRQSLVKFDAPLCETIVDTPRPQGREVLVRIERCGLCHSDLHIQDGYADLGGGKKLDTTRGMALPFTLGHEIAGVVDEVGPDAPKDLIGTKKAVFPWIGCGQCRDCLAGDENLCVKQRFLGVSIDGGFATHVLVPDAKYLLDYDPLPVNHAATLMCSGVTAYGALKRLADRPRQRNLLLIGLGGVGMMGLSFAQAMFKQPITVADLSPAARETALKNGAAAAYDPAEVDVVKRMLKESDGGFDGVVDFAGNEKSMAFAVSTVARGGKVVVSGLMGGNFSLPMVQWVYKRMTIEGFMVGTLAEAQELMALARAGKIKPTPMKEEPMADVQKWIDELRAGKVVGRIVLKN comes from the coding sequence ATGGCGCGTATGGTTCGCCAATCCCTCGTCAAATTCGATGCACCGCTGTGCGAAACCATCGTCGACACGCCGAGGCCCCAGGGACGCGAAGTGCTTGTTCGCATCGAGCGCTGCGGCCTGTGCCATTCCGATCTCCACATCCAGGACGGTTACGCCGATCTCGGCGGCGGCAAGAAACTGGACACTACCCGCGGCATGGCCCTGCCCTTCACGCTCGGCCATGAGATCGCGGGTGTCGTCGACGAGGTCGGTCCCGATGCGCCGAAGGATCTGATCGGAACGAAGAAGGCGGTCTTCCCCTGGATCGGCTGCGGCCAGTGCCGCGACTGTCTCGCCGGCGACGAGAATCTCTGCGTCAAGCAGCGCTTCCTCGGCGTCTCCATCGACGGCGGCTTCGCCACCCACGTGCTGGTGCCCGACGCGAAATACCTGCTCGACTACGATCCGTTGCCCGTCAATCACGCCGCCACCCTGATGTGCTCCGGCGTCACCGCTTATGGCGCGCTGAAGCGGCTGGCCGATCGTCCGCGCCAGCGCAATCTGCTGCTGATCGGCCTCGGCGGCGTCGGCATGATGGGCCTGTCGTTCGCGCAGGCGATGTTCAAGCAGCCGATCACGGTTGCCGATCTGAGCCCGGCAGCGCGCGAGACCGCGCTGAAGAACGGCGCTGCGGCCGCCTACGATCCGGCGGAGGTGGACGTCGTCAAGCGCATGCTGAAGGAGAGCGACGGCGGCTTCGACGGCGTCGTCGACTTTGCCGGCAACGAGAAGTCGATGGCGTTTGCGGTGTCGACGGTGGCACGCGGCGGCAAGGTCGTGGTGTCCGGCCTGATGGGCGGCAACTTCTCTCTGCCGATGGTGCAATGGGTCTACAAGCGTATGACCATCGAAGGCTTCATGGTGGGCACGCTGGCCGAAGCCCAGGAGCTGATGGCGCTCGCCCGCGCCGGCAAGATCAAGCCGACGCCGATGAAGGAAGAGCCCATGGCCGACGTCCAGAAATGGATCGACGAACTGCGCGCCGGCAAGGTCGTGGGACGCATCGTCCTTAAGAACTAA
- the gmk gene encoding guanylate kinase produces MTAQGFDGVERRGLMFVLSSPSGAGKTTLSRMLIDRMPGLKMSVSATTRSKRPGEVEGRDYFFVDKAKFETMATQGELLEWATVFDNRYGTPRAPVEAALAAGQDVLFDIDWQGTQQLREKARADVVSVFILPPSAADLEKRLHTRAQDSEEVIRGRMNRATHELSHWAEYDYIVVNQNVADAFAEVQSILKAERLKRERRTGLTEFVRGLQWQLEK; encoded by the coding sequence ATGACGGCGCAGGGTTTTGACGGCGTTGAGCGGCGCGGACTGATGTTCGTGCTGTCGTCGCCCTCGGGCGCCGGCAAGACGACGCTGTCGCGCATGCTGATCGATCGCATGCCGGGGCTGAAAATGTCGGTGTCGGCGACCACGCGCTCGAAGCGGCCGGGCGAGGTCGAGGGCCGCGACTATTTCTTCGTCGACAAGGCCAAGTTCGAGACGATGGCCACGCAGGGCGAGCTGCTGGAATGGGCCACCGTGTTCGACAACCGCTACGGCACGCCGCGCGCGCCGGTCGAGGCCGCGCTGGCGGCCGGTCAGGACGTGCTGTTCGACATCGACTGGCAGGGCACCCAGCAGTTGCGCGAGAAGGCGCGCGCCGACGTCGTCAGCGTCTTCATCCTGCCGCCGTCAGCGGCCGACCTCGAGAAGCGGCTGCACACCCGTGCCCAGGATTCCGAGGAGGTCATCCGTGGACGGATGAACCGCGCCACGCATGAGCTGAGCCATTGGGCGGAGTACGACTACATCGTCGTCAACCAGAACGTCGCCGACGCCTTCGCGGAGGTGCAGTCGATCCTGAAAGCCGAGCGGCTCAAGCGCGAGCGCCGCACCGGCCTCACCGAATTCGTGCGCGGCCTGCAGTGGCAACTCGAGAAGTAG
- a CDS encoding YicC/YloC family endoribonuclease, with the protein MALSSMTGFARSHGASGPYTFEWELKSVNAKGFDLRLRLPPGWDELEALAKKRAGELLSRGTVYANLSVKRTDAAQTIRINEDVLAAVVKVAGELAQRIDAVAPSIDGLLGIKGVIEVVEPESNEDEDKAAREAAAMAFEQALGSLVEMRRREGDALGQILLQRMDEIEKLARRAETAPGRKPEAIKARLAEQIAALLETSDRFDADRLSQEAILIATKADIREELDRIASHVTQAREMIGKGGPVGRRLDFLAQEFNREVNTCCSKSNDVELTNTGLEMKNVVEQFREQVQNLE; encoded by the coding sequence ATGGCGCTGTCGAGCATGACTGGCTTTGCCCGAAGCCATGGCGCGAGCGGTCCCTATACGTTCGAGTGGGAGCTCAAGTCGGTCAACGCCAAGGGCTTTGACCTGCGGTTGCGGTTGCCGCCGGGCTGGGACGAACTGGAAGCCCTCGCCAAGAAGCGCGCCGGCGAATTGCTGTCGCGCGGCACGGTCTATGCCAATCTCAGCGTCAAGCGCACCGATGCGGCGCAGACCATCCGGATCAACGAGGACGTGCTCGCCGCCGTCGTGAAGGTCGCAGGTGAGCTCGCGCAGCGGATCGACGCCGTCGCGCCGAGCATCGACGGACTGCTCGGCATCAAGGGCGTCATCGAGGTGGTCGAGCCCGAGAGCAACGAGGACGAGGACAAGGCCGCGCGCGAGGCGGCAGCGATGGCATTCGAGCAGGCGCTCGGCAGCCTCGTCGAGATGCGCCGCCGCGAGGGCGATGCGCTTGGCCAGATCCTGTTGCAGCGGATGGACGAGATCGAAAAGCTCGCCAGGCGTGCCGAGACGGCGCCGGGCCGCAAGCCCGAGGCGATCAAGGCGCGGCTTGCCGAGCAGATCGCAGCGCTGCTGGAGACCTCCGATCGCTTCGATGCCGACCGTTTGAGTCAGGAGGCGATCCTGATTGCGACCAAGGCCGATATCCGCGAGGAGCTCGACCGCATCGCTTCGCACGTCACCCAGGCGCGCGAGATGATCGGCAAGGGCGGACCGGTCGGGCGGCGGCTCGACTTCCTCGCCCAGGAGTTCAACCGCGAGGTCAACACCTGCTGCTCGAAGTCGAACGACGTCGAGCTGACCAATACCGGGCTCGAAATGAAGAACGTGGTCGAGCAGTTCCGCGAACAGGTCCAGAATCTGGAGTGA